The following nucleotide sequence is from Calidithermus timidus DSM 17022.
TTGCACCTGATCCGTCCCTTTGGCTTCCGCTGGTCGAGTGATCCCAGGCTCAAGCGGGCCGGCCTGGACTACTGGCCTCACGTGCATTACGTGCTGCACGACTCCTGGGCAAATTTCGTCGAGCAGTTGGAAGCGGGGGCGAGGGTGTGGGCCTTCAGCTCTAAAGCCCGGCAGCCCTACACCGACGTTGGGTACCAGCCCGGCGACTACTTGCTCTTTGGCCCCGAAACC
It contains:
- a CDS encoding tRNA (cytidine(34)-2'-O)-methyltransferase, whose product is MLRVVLYQPDIPQNTGNIARTCAAAGAELHLIRPFGFRWSSDPRLKRAGLDYWPHVHYVLHDSWANFVEQLEAGARVWAFSSKARQPYTDVGYQPGDYLLFGPETRGLPEEILRQFPGVSIPMPGPVRSLNVSVAVGIALFEALRQLRSD